Proteins from a genomic interval of Desulfuromonas thiophila:
- the rplF gene encoding 50S ribosomal protein L6 has protein sequence MSRIGKRPVDIPAGVTVALSDGVMNVQGPKGKLSRTIPKTVQVEVTAGQIVLTPVPSARRDTSLQGLYRTLIANMVEGVTKGFQRVLEINGVGYRADVKGSTLNLALGYSHPIEYPLPEGINVEVEKQTKMTVSGIDKELVGATAAKIRSFRGPEPYKGKGIKYADERILRKAGKTGKK, from the coding sequence ATGTCGAGAATTGGTAAACGGCCTGTTGACATTCCCGCCGGTGTGACAGTAGCTCTGTCCGATGGTGTGATGAATGTGCAGGGGCCCAAAGGAAAGCTGTCCCGTACGATCCCGAAAACCGTTCAGGTTGAGGTGACGGCAGGGCAAATCGTGCTGACGCCGGTGCCCAGCGCCCGTCGCGACACCTCGCTGCAGGGTCTCTACCGTACCCTGATTGCCAATATGGTGGAGGGCGTGACCAAGGGGTTTCAGCGGGTTCTTGAAATTAATGGCGTAGGTTACCGTGCCGATGTCAAGGGTTCCACTCTGAATCTGGCTCTGGGGTATTCGCACCCGATTGAGTATCCACTGCCTGAAGGAATCAATGTTGAGGTCGAAAAACAGACCAAGATGACGGTCAGTGGTATCGACAAGGAACTGGTCGGCGCCACTGCTGCCAAGATTCGTTCGTTTCGCGGTCCCGAGCCCTATAAGGGCAAAGGAATCAAATACGCTGATGAGCGGATTCTGCGCAAGGCAGGCAAGACCGGCAAGAAATAA